A DNA window from Stutzerimonas stutzeri contains the following coding sequences:
- a CDS encoding tryptophan--tRNA ligase: protein MTTRILTGITTTGTPHLGNYAGAIRPAVRASRDAAADSFYFLADYHALIKCDDPLRIQRSRLEIAATWLACGLDAERVTFYRQSDVPEIPELTWLLTCVTAKGLLNRAHAYKASVDKNVENGEDPDAGVTMGLYSYPVLMAADILMFNAHKVPVGRDQIQHVEMARDIAQRFNHLFGQGREFFTLPEAVIEEGVATLPGLDGRKMSKSYDNTIPLFGSAKELKAAIARIVTDSRLPGEPKDPDSSHLFTLYQAFATAQQQADFRQELVGGLAWGDAKQRLFELLDNELGEARELYHQLITKPAELEDILQAGAAKARRIATPFLSELREAVGLRNFRSELNSAAPAKKKSSKVARFASFREPDGAFRFRFFAADGEELLLSRPLSNPKAIGSLTQRLIAGGPDALELREDEGDQFTLWLDDECVADSPHYASAEALDAAMLRVREALATLVE, encoded by the coding sequence ATGACTACCCGAATCCTTACCGGTATCACGACCACCGGCACACCGCACCTGGGCAACTACGCCGGTGCGATTCGCCCGGCGGTCCGCGCAAGCCGTGACGCGGCTGCCGATTCTTTCTATTTTCTGGCCGACTACCACGCGCTGATCAAGTGCGACGACCCGCTGCGCATTCAGCGTTCGCGCCTGGAGATTGCCGCGACCTGGCTGGCTTGTGGCCTCGATGCCGAGCGCGTGACCTTCTATCGTCAGTCCGATGTTCCGGAAATTCCCGAGTTGACTTGGCTGCTTACCTGCGTCACCGCCAAGGGCCTGCTCAACCGCGCGCATGCTTACAAGGCCTCGGTGGACAAGAACGTCGAGAACGGCGAGGACCCGGATGCTGGCGTAACCATGGGGCTTTACAGCTATCCAGTACTGATGGCAGCGGACATCCTCATGTTCAACGCACACAAGGTGCCGGTTGGCCGCGATCAGATTCAGCACGTGGAAATGGCACGTGACATCGCCCAGCGCTTCAACCACCTGTTCGGTCAGGGACGTGAGTTCTTCACCTTGCCGGAAGCGGTGATCGAGGAGGGCGTCGCGACGTTGCCCGGCCTCGATGGGCGCAAGATGTCGAAGAGTTACGACAATACGATTCCTCTATTCGGTAGCGCCAAAGAGCTGAAGGCGGCAATCGCACGCATCGTCACCGACTCGCGGCTGCCGGGCGAGCCTAAAGATCCGGACAGCTCGCACCTGTTCACGCTGTACCAGGCATTCGCCACCGCGCAGCAGCAGGCCGATTTCCGCCAGGAGCTGGTCGGCGGGCTGGCCTGGGGCGATGCCAAGCAACGTCTGTTCGAGCTGCTCGACAACGAGCTGGGCGAGGCGCGTGAGCTGTATCACCAGCTCATCACCAAGCCCGCCGAGCTGGAGGACATCCTCCAGGCGGGCGCTGCCAAAGCGCGCCGGATCGCCACGCCCTTCCTCAGCGAGCTGCGTGAGGCAGTCGGGCTGCGCAACTTCCGCAGTGAACTGAATAGCGCAGCGCCAGCCAAGAAGAAGTCGAGCAAGGTCGCGCGCTTCGCCAGCTTCCGCGAGCCCGACGGTGCCTTCCGCTTCCGGTTCTTCGCGGCCGATGGCGAAGAATTGCTGCTGTCCCGTCCGTTGAGCAATCCGAAGGCGATCGGCAGCTTGACCCAGCGGCTGATCGCCGGCGGACCGGATGCGCTGGAACTTCGCGAGGACGAAGGCGATCAATTCACTCTGTGGCTGGACGACGAATGCGTCGCCGACAGCCCGCACTACGCGAGCGCCGAGGCGCTCGATGCGGCCATGCTGCGGGTGCGCGAAGCGCTGGCCACACTGGTCGAGTAA
- the zapE gene encoding cell division protein ZapE, with protein MTPLERYQADLKRPDFFHDAAQENAVRHLQRLYDDLVADDRSKSGLLGKLFGKKQQEPIRGIYFWGGVGRGKTYLVDTFFDALPFKQKTRTHFHRFMKRVHEEMRTLKGEKNPLTIIGKRFADESRVICFDEFFVSDITDAMILATLLDELFKNGVSLVATSNIVPDGLYKDGLQRARFLPAIELLKKHTEIVNVDSGIDYRLRALEQAELFHFPLDTEAEQSLERSFKSLLPENCRVVNDDGLMIENREIRAVKTGNDVAWFEFRELCDGPRSQNDYIELGKIFGAILLANVEQMNVAKDDMARRFINLVDEFYDRNVKLIISAEVELKDLYTGGRLEFEFQRTLSRLLEMQSHEYLSRPHKP; from the coding sequence ATGACCCCTCTTGAGCGCTATCAGGCCGACCTGAAACGTCCTGACTTCTTCCACGATGCGGCCCAGGAAAACGCGGTGCGTCATCTGCAGCGTCTGTATGACGACCTGGTGGCCGACGATCGCAGCAAGAGCGGCCTGCTCGGCAAGCTGTTCGGCAAGAAACAGCAGGAGCCGATCAGAGGCATCTACTTCTGGGGCGGCGTTGGCCGCGGCAAGACCTACCTGGTCGATACCTTCTTCGATGCGCTGCCGTTCAAGCAGAAAACGCGTACGCACTTTCACCGTTTCATGAAACGCGTGCACGAGGAAATGAGAACCCTCAAGGGCGAGAAGAACCCGCTGACCATCATCGGTAAACGCTTCGCCGATGAGTCGCGAGTGATCTGCTTCGACGAGTTCTTCGTGTCCGATATCACCGACGCGATGATCCTCGCCACGCTGCTCGACGAGCTGTTCAAGAACGGCGTCAGCCTGGTGGCGACATCCAACATCGTCCCGGACGGTCTGTACAAGGACGGCCTGCAGCGTGCGCGCTTCCTGCCGGCGATCGAGCTGCTGAAGAAGCACACCGAGATCGTCAACGTCGACAGTGGCATCGACTACCGCCTGCGAGCCCTGGAACAGGCCGAACTGTTCCACTTTCCGCTCGACACCGAGGCGGAGCAGAGCCTGGAGCGCAGCTTCAAGAGCCTGCTCCCGGAAAACTGCCGGGTGGTCAACGATGACGGGCTGATGATCGAAAACCGCGAGATCCGCGCGGTGAAGACCGGCAACGACGTGGCCTGGTTCGAGTTCCGTGAGCTGTGCGACGGACCCCGCAGCCAGAACGACTACATCGAACTGGGCAAGATATTCGGCGCGATCCTGCTGGCCAACGTCGAGCAGATGAACGTGGCCAAGGACGACATGGCGCGCCGCTTCATCAATCTGGTGGACGAGTTCTACGACCGCAACGTCAAGCTCATCATCTCCGCTGAGGTCGAACTCAAGGACCTCTATACCGGTGGCCGCCTGGAGTTCGAATTCCAGCGCACCTTGAGCCGCTTGCTGGAGATGCAATCCCACGAATACCTGTCGCGGCCGCACAAGCCCTGA
- the nfi gene encoding deoxyribonuclease V (cleaves DNA at apurinic or apyrimidinic sites), with the protein MSETNSYPVAPFGDWDGSPAAARAMQQGLASQVRLQDDFPPLRLIAGVDVGFEEGGSITRAAAVLLDADTLELVGSSLARVPTNMPYIPGLLSFRELPAVLQALAELPAVPDLIFSDGHGIAHPRRLGIAAHLGVVTGLPTIGVAKKLLTGEHDELDLMRGAQVALRDKKTGEVIGCVLRSKDKVRPLIISPGNRVSIATAPELVMRYLTRYRLPEPTRLADRLASRREEKAAARRLAGSGE; encoded by the coding sequence ATGAGCGAAACCAATTCGTATCCCGTTGCCCCGTTCGGCGATTGGGATGGCAGCCCGGCAGCCGCCCGAGCGATGCAACAGGGCTTGGCCTCGCAGGTGCGGCTGCAGGACGACTTTCCCCCATTGCGCTTGATTGCCGGGGTGGATGTGGGCTTTGAAGAAGGCGGCAGCATTACCCGCGCAGCCGCGGTGCTGCTGGATGCCGATACACTCGAACTGGTCGGCAGCAGCCTGGCGCGAGTTCCGACCAACATGCCCTACATTCCCGGCCTGCTGTCGTTTCGCGAGCTACCGGCAGTCTTGCAAGCGCTCGCCGAACTGCCTGCAGTCCCCGATCTGATCTTTTCCGACGGCCACGGTATTGCCCATCCTCGGCGCCTGGGGATCGCCGCGCATCTGGGCGTGGTGACCGGCCTGCCCACCATCGGCGTGGCGAAGAAGCTGCTCACAGGCGAGCATGATGAACTCGACCTGATGCGCGGTGCGCAGGTGGCGTTGCGCGACAAGAAGACTGGCGAAGTGATCGGCTGCGTACTGCGCAGCAAGGACAAGGTGCGGCCGCTGATCATCTCGCCTGGCAACCGCGTCAGCATCGCCACGGCCCCCGAGCTGGTAATGCGCTACCTGACGCGCTATCGCCTGCCCGAACCGACTCGTCTGGCCGATCGGCTGGCCTCGCGGCGGGAGGAAAAGGCTGCTGCACGCCGCCTGGCCGGCAGCGGCGAGTAA
- the ampD gene encoding 1,6-anhydro-N-acetylmuramyl-L-alanine amidase AmpD, producing the protein MHLDCATGWCHGVRHCPSPNFNQRPACEISLLVIHNISLPPGQFGTGKVQQFFQNVLQRSEHPFFEEIAELQVSAHFLIERDGAITQFVSSLDRAWHAGVSCFDGRESCNDFSIGIELEGTDDQPFSEAQYQALIELCRILQSAYPAITPERVCGHSDIAPGRKTDPGPAFDWQRLRAAFITC; encoded by the coding sequence ATGCATCTGGATTGCGCCACCGGCTGGTGTCATGGCGTCCGCCACTGCCCGTCACCGAACTTCAACCAGCGTCCGGCCTGCGAGATATCCCTGCTGGTGATTCACAACATCAGCCTGCCGCCGGGGCAGTTCGGAACCGGCAAGGTTCAGCAGTTCTTCCAGAACGTACTGCAGCGCTCTGAGCATCCTTTCTTCGAAGAGATTGCCGAGCTGCAGGTGTCGGCGCATTTTCTCATCGAGCGTGATGGCGCGATCACTCAGTTCGTCTCTTCTCTGGATCGTGCCTGGCATGCCGGTGTGTCGTGCTTTGACGGACGCGAGAGCTGCAATGATTTCTCGATCGGCATCGAGCTGGAGGGGACCGACGATCAACCCTTCAGCGAGGCGCAGTATCAGGCGCTGATCGAACTCTGCCGGATTCTGCAAAGCGCCTATCCGGCCATCACGCCCGAGCGGGTATGTGGCCACAGCGATATCGCCCCCGGACGCAAGACCGACCCCGGGCCGGCATTCGACTGGCAGCGGTTGCGCGCAGCTTTCATTACCTGCTGA
- a CDS encoding alpha/beta hydrolase — protein sequence MLKRETPLSLDGPCGALEALYFDQPQAVGLALICHPNPVKGGTMLNKVVSTLQRTARDAGYSTLRFNYRGVGASAGAHDMVEGEVDDAEAVLRWLRQQHPDLPLTLLGFSFGGFVAASLASRLKAEGQKVQRLLMVAPAVTRLDALVLADDCQLTVIQPEQDEVIDAESVYAFSAALQHPHELLKVAECGHFFHGKLVELKALVAPRL from the coding sequence TTGTTGAAACGTGAAACCCCTCTCTCTCTCGACGGCCCCTGCGGGGCGCTGGAAGCCTTGTACTTCGATCAACCGCAGGCTGTTGGACTGGCGCTGATCTGTCATCCGAACCCGGTCAAGGGCGGCACCATGCTGAACAAGGTCGTATCGACCCTGCAGCGCACTGCGCGGGATGCTGGCTACAGCACGCTGCGCTTCAACTATCGCGGCGTGGGCGCCAGTGCCGGTGCCCACGATATGGTCGAGGGCGAGGTGGATGATGCCGAGGCCGTGTTGCGCTGGCTACGGCAGCAGCATCCCGACCTGCCATTGACGTTGTTGGGGTTCTCGTTCGGTGGCTTCGTCGCTGCTAGTCTGGCGTCGCGCCTGAAAGCCGAAGGTCAGAAAGTGCAACGTCTGCTGATGGTGGCGCCGGCCGTTACACGGCTTGACGCGCTGGTGTTGGCCGATGATTGCCAACTGACCGTCATCCAGCCGGAGCAGGACGAGGTGATCGATGCCGAGTCGGTGTATGCCTTTTCCGCCGCGCTGCAGCACCCCCACGAGCTGCTGAAAGTGGCAGAATGCGGCCACTTTTTTCACGGCAAGCTGGTTGAGCTGAAAGCGCTGGTCGCACCACGCCTCTAG
- a CDS encoding methyl-accepting chemotaxis protein gives MNSLLYPAIAFMNRLSFGMKFSLVSVLFFVPMLLSNYYLVRDSYRTFVGTRTELQSLELLGSTLLVRRSMEDWKDLVRIESIIGQTGNVEALQTRLNRVEGELAAQLQALAPVGDAPEQIAEFNARRDELVAGLSAAQAEQSLQSKAAMAETLLGQSQVMIKLVAGQSGLSQDLEREVRLLAELLTTVTPAISASLGEGRAVGSYTFGQGYLNSDASNTLDNLVLELEKQQAQYAAQLQDAFGASEAARRKLDSFATASRESLQASSDILQDEVIMADALDRPWEQFYERISAQMAKTYELNDAILEFLDVELAERLEQKRLLMTLLISAVAIVLCLVAYLYAGFYASTRASLHSLGKIMGKVAAGDLTVRYQVQSRDELGELGQVFNTTVAQVRELIERVGQTVAEVERQAQRVESVSGESNQTVSEQRGQIEQVATAMNEMSATAQEVASSAEAAVGSAQSVNQETVSGRALVVAQVGGIQRLASEIEQSVQVINQLAGDSKAISQVLDVIKTIAEQTNLLALNAAIEAARAGEQGRGFAVVADEVRGLAQRTQKSTAEIEQMIARLQNGVGAAVKTMHASHTLAEDTVGQSGQVEQALENILGAVGLIVDQNQQIAAAAEQQTAVAHDIDRNIVAINEAGQRTAEGAGHTEQASRELSQLVGRLQQLIGAFRV, from the coding sequence GTGAATAGTCTGTTGTATCCCGCGATCGCGTTCATGAACCGCCTGAGCTTCGGCATGAAGTTCAGCCTGGTCAGTGTCCTGTTCTTCGTTCCCATGCTGCTGAGCAATTACTATCTGGTACGTGATTCGTATCGGACGTTCGTTGGTACCCGCACCGAGCTGCAGAGCCTGGAGCTGCTCGGCTCGACACTGCTGGTGCGGCGTAGCATGGAGGACTGGAAGGACCTCGTGCGGATCGAATCGATCATCGGCCAGACCGGCAACGTCGAGGCCTTGCAGACCCGCCTGAACCGTGTTGAAGGCGAGCTGGCAGCACAGCTGCAGGCCCTTGCGCCGGTTGGCGATGCGCCAGAGCAGATAGCCGAATTCAATGCGCGCCGCGATGAGCTGGTTGCGGGGCTGAGCGCCGCTCAGGCCGAGCAATCGCTGCAGTCCAAGGCCGCCATGGCGGAAACGCTGTTGGGGCAGTCGCAAGTGATGATCAAGCTCGTGGCTGGGCAGTCGGGCCTCAGTCAAGATCTCGAGCGTGAGGTGCGCCTGCTGGCCGAGCTGCTGACTACGGTGACCCCGGCCATCAGTGCATCGCTCGGCGAGGGGCGTGCGGTGGGCTCGTACACCTTCGGGCAGGGGTATCTGAACTCTGATGCCAGCAACACGCTGGACAACCTCGTGCTCGAGCTGGAGAAGCAGCAGGCGCAATACGCCGCGCAACTGCAGGATGCTTTCGGCGCCAGCGAGGCCGCGCGTCGTAAGCTCGACTCCTTCGCCACTGCCAGCCGCGAGTCGCTGCAGGCGAGCAGCGACATCCTGCAGGACGAAGTGATCATGGCCGATGCGCTGGATCGTCCTTGGGAACAGTTCTACGAGCGCATCAGCGCACAGATGGCCAAGACCTACGAGCTGAACGACGCCATCCTGGAGTTCCTCGACGTTGAGCTTGCCGAACGGCTGGAGCAGAAGCGCCTGTTGATGACCTTGCTGATCTCGGCAGTGGCCATCGTGCTCTGCCTGGTTGCCTATCTGTACGCCGGTTTCTATGCGTCAACGCGCGCCTCATTGCACAGTCTGGGCAAGATCATGGGCAAGGTTGCGGCCGGCGATTTGACTGTGCGCTATCAGGTGCAGAGCCGCGATGAACTCGGCGAGCTGGGGCAGGTGTTCAATACCACCGTGGCGCAGGTTCGTGAGCTGATCGAGCGGGTCGGCCAGACGGTGGCCGAGGTCGAGCGCCAGGCGCAGCGGGTCGAAAGCGTTTCCGGCGAGAGCAACCAGACCGTCTCCGAGCAGCGTGGCCAGATCGAACAGGTTGCGACGGCGATGAACGAGATGTCTGCCACGGCCCAGGAGGTTGCCAGCAGTGCCGAGGCGGCCGTGGGCAGTGCACAGAGCGTCAACCAGGAAACCGTCAGCGGACGGGCGCTGGTGGTGGCACAGGTGGGTGGCATCCAGCGTCTGGCCAGTGAAATCGAGCAGTCGGTGCAAGTGATCAATCAGCTGGCCGGCGACAGCAAGGCGATCAGTCAGGTGCTCGACGTGATCAAGACGATTGCCGAGCAGACCAACCTGCTGGCACTCAACGCAGCCATCGAGGCTGCGCGTGCCGGTGAGCAGGGGCGCGGCTTTGCGGTGGTGGCCGACGAGGTGCGCGGGCTGGCGCAGCGGACGCAGAAATCGACGGCAGAAATCGAGCAGATGATCGCGCGTTTGCAGAATGGCGTCGGCGCGGCGGTGAAGACCATGCATGCCAGCCATACGCTTGCCGAAGATACCGTGGGCCAGTCAGGACAGGTCGAGCAGGCGCTGGAGAACATCCTCGGTGCCGTGGGGCTGATCGTCGATCAGAACCAGCAGATCGCGGCAGCGGCCGAGCAGCAGACTGCCGTGGCGCACGATATCGATCGCAACATCGTCGCGATCAACGAGGCCGGCCAGCGTACCGCCGAGGGTGCCGGGCATACCGAGCAGGCGAGCCGTGAATTGTCCCAGCTGGTCGGACGTCTGCAGCAGCTGATCGGCGCGTTCCGCGTCTGA
- a CDS encoding GlxA family transcriptional regulator, which translates to MPNLASIKHVSILATEGVFASTLMQAKDFFHMASLRYGKQLGLDLTPAFETRLVSPDGHGVNTFSGTGIAVDGLLNAADMVILPAFWGDFDSLCAQYPEVSPWLRERHAAGSVICGEATGVFWMAQAGLLEGREATTHWRFANDFAGRFPGVTFSADKHLTDSDNLYCAGGTTSACDLYMYLVERFCGAHVAQGMARDVLFELQRSYSPGRLGFGGQKLHLDTRILQIQEWLEANFAEKFRFEDVARQHGMSIRNFMRRFQAATGDKPLHYLQRLRIETAKSLLATTGKSIKTISYEVGYDDASFFARLFRQHTELSPNHYRQKYRPES; encoded by the coding sequence ATGCCCAACCTCGCCTCGATCAAACACGTCAGCATACTGGCCACCGAAGGAGTGTTCGCCTCGACGCTCATGCAGGCCAAAGATTTCTTTCACATGGCCAGCCTGCGCTATGGCAAGCAGCTCGGCCTTGACCTCACCCCTGCTTTCGAAACCCGCCTGGTCAGCCCCGACGGCCATGGCGTAAACACCTTCAGCGGCACAGGCATAGCGGTGGACGGCCTGCTGAATGCAGCGGATATGGTGATCCTGCCGGCCTTCTGGGGTGATTTCGATTCGCTCTGCGCGCAGTACCCGGAAGTCTCCCCCTGGCTGCGTGAGCGCCACGCTGCCGGCAGCGTCATCTGCGGCGAAGCCACCGGAGTCTTCTGGATGGCCCAGGCTGGCCTGCTGGAGGGTCGGGAAGCAACCACGCACTGGCGCTTCGCCAATGACTTCGCCGGACGCTTTCCCGGCGTGACCTTCAGCGCCGACAAGCACCTCACCGACAGCGACAACCTCTACTGTGCCGGCGGCACGACCTCGGCCTGCGACCTGTACATGTACCTGGTGGAGCGCTTCTGCGGCGCGCATGTAGCCCAAGGCATGGCCCGCGATGTGCTGTTCGAATTGCAACGCAGCTACAGTCCGGGCCGGCTGGGTTTCGGCGGGCAGAAGCTGCACCTGGATACGCGAATCCTGCAGATCCAGGAGTGGCTGGAGGCGAACTTCGCTGAGAAATTCCGCTTCGAGGATGTTGCCCGTCAGCATGGCATGAGCATTCGCAATTTCATGCGGCGCTTTCAGGCAGCCACTGGTGACAAGCCGCTGCATTACCTGCAGCGGCTGCGCATCGAGACGGCTAAAAGCCTGCTCGCCACCACAGGCAAGAGCATCAAGACCATCAGCTACGAAGTGGGATACGACGACGCCAGCTTCTTCGCCCGCCTGTTCCGCCAGCACACCGAGCTGTCGCCCAATCACTATCGGCAGAAGTACCGGCCAGAGTCATAG
- the ampE gene encoding regulatory signaling modulator protein AmpE: protein MSFLVILLVLLVDKFSDWRPRLQHDGPLLARLRQAETSPRLQHSPWLALLLLVLLPVLLLGLLLAALEPLSYGWLSLPLHLLVLLYSLGRGHAKSELGAFRDAWRRGDQEAAALAAERDLGLLGQDPPSLLQAVQTRLLWKSYEGFFAVIFWYLLLGPMAALAYRLLALCGEHAEREGLRERADQLRHAFDWLPVRVLLGSFALVGNFVAVNRALLHELLSWDAPARRLLADAGPMAADLSPVIDGEAGIARLDEIAALLVRTRVFWYAVIAVLTIFA, encoded by the coding sequence ATGAGTTTTCTGGTAATCCTGCTCGTGCTGCTGGTGGACAAGTTTTCCGATTGGCGGCCACGCCTGCAACATGACGGGCCCTTGCTGGCGCGGCTGCGCCAAGCCGAGACCAGCCCGCGCTTACAGCATTCGCCCTGGCTTGCGTTGCTCCTGCTGGTGCTCCTGCCGGTGCTGCTGCTCGGGCTGTTGCTGGCAGCACTGGAGCCCTTGTCGTACGGCTGGTTGAGCCTTCCGCTGCATTTGCTGGTATTGCTCTACAGCCTCGGTCGCGGCCACGCGAAATCCGAACTGGGCGCGTTCCGCGATGCCTGGCGGCGCGGCGATCAGGAGGCCGCGGCGCTGGCCGCCGAACGTGATCTCGGCTTGCTGGGTCAGGACCCACCCAGTCTGCTGCAGGCGGTGCAAACGCGGCTGCTATGGAAGAGCTACGAGGGCTTCTTCGCCGTCATCTTCTGGTACCTGTTGCTGGGGCCGATGGCGGCGCTGGCCTACCGGCTGCTGGCGTTGTGCGGCGAACATGCCGAGCGCGAAGGGTTGCGCGAGCGCGCCGATCAGCTGCGGCATGCATTCGACTGGCTGCCGGTGCGGGTGCTGCTGGGCAGCTTCGCCCTGGTCGGCAACTTCGTCGCCGTCAACCGAGCGTTACTGCACGAACTGCTCAGCTGGGACGCGCCGGCGCGTCGGCTGCTGGCCGATGCTGGTCCTATGGCTGCTGACCTGTCGCCTGTGATCGATGGCGAGGCGGGTATCGCCCGGCTCGACGAAATCGCCGCGTTGCTGGTACGCACCCGGGTGTTCTGGTACGCCGTGATCGCCGTCCTGACCATCTTCGCCTGA